TCGTTTCCATTCACCTCGATTGACTCATTTCACGGGATATTCATTGTCGAAGCTGAACTGAAAACATCTCCATCAACGGCAAAACCCGATGGGCTCAGCTTTCTCACTGTCTTATTTCATCTTGACCTACATacaacatcaaaaaaaaaaaaaaaacattggAGGTCAAGGTAAGGCAAGGCCCTCGCAGTTGGAGTCATCGGCCAATATGCACTGGAACTTGGATCCGCATAGTGCTACTCTACACAGCAATTTGGGTCCGCATGGTCCGCAAGGTTCCCACCCATTACCTACAATAATGAATTCACACTCGCGGCAAGAGGTCATCTTGCCGAAGCCTAGCCATGTCATTGATGAGACCGACAGATCATCAAATCTGGGCGCCTCTTGTGGCGTCGGGCTCTGTCCCGACTGCCCATGCGAGGTATGCCCTCCCGACTACCCTTTCCGGAAGACCCAAACAGCCGGGACACGGGACAGACCTTTGGGGTTCTGCTAGCTTTGTCCCGGTGAGACTCCTTGCATACCGTTCAaacctctctcctccccaccagccACGAGGTCTTCACTTTCTTTCCACTTCGTCTCTCCGAATCCGCACCTCGATACGGCTTCGAGTCTCTTCCCCGCAAACCTGGATAACCATGTTTCACGAGAATGGTGCAATATACTGTCATCAGGTTTTTCTCAGGAAAGCTTTTAAACTCCGTCAGGATCCATAATCCTAGcacccaaccatcaccatatTCCAAGCCACGCCCTACGTTGTACAACAGTTCAACCCCCTACAAATTAATATGACTCAGCTATGGTTATCCATACCACTTTCGCAAAGCGTCAGCTCAGGAAGAACTTCTCGCCGTCTCTCTCCATCACACATCCTGCTTGCACAGTCCCACTCCCGTCGTTCTCGCGACTTCGCTTTTGTCAGCGAACTGCCATTACTAATCTATACCCCTAACCAAGTTGATATTGACGTCCAGCCACACACCCCCTACACTACCTCGTAAACAGTTCGTACAATGTACACCTCTGCCAAATGACAAGGCTGAACCGAAGGAGTCATCTTGGCAGGGGGGTTGTCTCCAAGCCCATTGTAACCACTATGGAAACATGACCGCATTGCAGAGTAGTACCCATCACCAAATCCAGCTCCACCGCTCTTAGCTCCGTACGGCAAGAACATCACCATCTGACCTCGCCAAAAACctaaataaaaataaaatctAGATTTTCAGTCATGATCTGGCTCTGCTGAAAGGGTGACGATACCCGGTCCGGTCATCAAGCCTAATGACAACACCAAGTTGGTACCCGATCCGATAGTCTCGTCTTCCCTCTTCCGAGCCGAAAAGACATATCTCGTCCGGGCGTATTCCCGTCGCTTGCCCTTCCCTACGCGTACTCACCATGACATCTTTTTTCTAATAGGTAAAATATTGTGTGTGGCACTCACCAAGGTAAGCTTGAGGCTCAGAGCCTTTATTCACCGCCCATTCTTAAAAACCGAATATTTCTATGCAAAAGTACCTCACACATGACGGTCTATCTTTTGTTTCCTAATGCCGGCACctccgatgatgatgacgatgctGCTCTCTAACCAACCCAAAAAGCCGATGTTGTATCAATAGTACACTTAGGTAAAAAAAACTCCCCTTTCTCAGCTTATGACTCTTACACAAGATACCAAACAACCCACACACACTCCATCACTCCTATGCTTCATCGATcaaaacacaaacaaactTTCCAATCTTCAAGTCAAGCAAGCAACTTAGTCATGCCAAGAGATATAAAGCATGATGcccgccccagcagcaatGGCCGCAAACTGCACCAgcatcttcctcaactccacCGCCTTGTTCTTCCCAGTCTCCAACAACTCGGGGATGACCGCCACCGTGCCCACATACAAGAAAGTTCCAGCCGTGAAAGGCAGCAACATGTCTCCCCAAGTCAAGCTCGTGCCCCAGAGACCTTCCTTCATGCCCATGGCCACAGCATCAGCGCCGCTCGCTCCATTCCCTCCAAACTCCTGGATCGCAATGCCAATGAGCGTGCCGAGGAGAGCACCAATAGCCGTAACAAACTGCGCGCCCATGGCCTGCTTCTTCGTGAACCCAGACTGGACCAGCAGAGCGAAATCGCCGACCTCGTGGGGAATCTCGTGGAAGAAGACCGCAACAGTCGTAGTAGCGCCGATGGTGGGGGAAGCGTAAAACGAGGCAGACATGGCGAGACCGTCGGTGATGTTGTGTGTAAAATCGGCACTGTCCCCACATTAgcacaccctcctcaccttaTAACCACCCACACCAAAACTTACATCATATtcaacaacccacccaatTTAACACTGGGAttaacctccttcttctcctcctcttccttttccccctccccatcatccttccctcccttccgTCTCTTCagctcccccttcctcttcttcttcttctcctcctcctcctccaccgccgaacTCACCCCCTTGgtatcatcctccccatgcTTATGCCCATGCGAATGATCATGCGAATGCCCCTCGCCCCCCGTAGCAATCCTCAACCCCTTGTCCATCCCCACAAAGACCATAAACCCAACCAAGATCCCCACCCCGAGCAGCAAGTTCCTGTTCGGCTCCACCATCACAAACCTCGccctgtcctcctccccctctccgacAAAAATCTCAGGCAGCAAATGAAACAGCGTAtcccccagcaaccccccaaccgcAAACGCAACCATCACCTGCAGCGAATCCGGATTAATATCCGTCGGGCAGAGGGCCAGCAAGAAGTTCGGCGGGCCGGAAATATACAGCGTCGCCAACAGGGCATTGACCGCAGGACTACCAGGAAACAGATAACCGAAAATCTTGGTCGTCAGGCTCGAGGGGgcggcgtcggcgtcggccTTTTTGAGGTTGGATAGCTTTTGGACGATTTCGCATTTCTGTTCCATTACGGAGTTAGCAATTCCAATCCGGGCtaagagaagaggaagggagAATGTAATCGAGGCAAAACGAAcctgcagctcctccccaacctcccccaaactcAACACCGACACATCggcgacctcctccaccgtcctcgGAACCACCATCCGCCTTCCATGCCCTCCAGCGCCACAGTTCCCCCCAGCATGCCCCCAAGCAGATCCCGCAAACAGCACCAGCGCAACAGCGCACAGCATAAGAAGCGCGCGGCTCCTCAATATGCGCAACCCCatcttttattttattttatgATATCTCCCTTTCCAAATATGGCGACGCGTGTTGTGGATCACCAAAATCTCTTCACAGAAAGGGAGACGTGGTGTTttaaaagaagaaaaaggggcaaagCTCTCTCTGCTGCGTGTTCACGCGACTGGGTGGGACTGGGCGCTGACAGATTGTggatcctccaccacccaagtgGAATTTAGCGGACACCACGGACCGGGAACCAGCAACCTTGCTCCCACCTAATTTTAGCGCCACAAGCATGGGCCCTCGGAGCACCGAAATCCGGGGATCCAGCGTTACCCGTAGGGCTgaacctccctcatcccatTTAGGCAGGTCGGTTTGATTCATGACAAACGAAACTCCAGACACCCACCCGCTCATCAGCTtgaggggaagatggggaaaCCTAAACTCAACGTCTCCcgttggggggtttggttgttCGGACTACACGTGGATGGTGGGACGCTCCGGTTCCGGGCCCCATCTTCATGTTGGACAGCAAAGAGTCTCGGGAGTGCAAGGTCAAAATCAAATCTATCGCCAACAGTATACTGTCCCAGTGGTCTCATTCTCGGACAGCGTGTAAGGGGCACTCGGGTCAACATCAAGGATAACCATGTGTCGAACCATTCATTAGAGTGACTCGAGTCAACCTAACGGCAAAAACAAACAATACAACATTGTGCAACAGCGACCCTCGTCCTCCGAGCCAACACCGTTTTCACCTAATCACAATCCTTACAGTAAGTAGTCCGAATCCTGTACATCCCAAGAAACATCCGGCCTCCAAAATCATCGCTTTATATACAGACTCAGTTTTCCACAAGCGACATCAGCCGGCGGAACAGATCAAACGGCAAACACCACAGCCAGCAAGGCAGCGAAAACACCACCGAAAGAGCCAGTCGTCACATCTGCTCCATTGGTGTTCGTGGCGGGActggacgacgatgaggacaagGTGCTATTCAAGAGTATTGTCGAAGTagaggtcgtcgaggagaCACCACTTCTAGGGCTGTTTCTAACGCCGGTCGAGGTACCTGCGCTCGAGAGAATTGTCGAACCAGAGACACCACTTCTAGGGCTGTTTCTGATACCGCTCGAGGTAGCTGTACTCGAGAGAATTGGCAAAGCAGAAGTCGTGGACAATGGTGGACTGGAAACATCACTTGCAGGGCTGTTTCCAACTCCGCTCGAGGTAGCTGCACTTGAAGAAGACTCCGTGGGAGGTCCGCCAGCTCCAGCATGGCCTGTAGTCACAGGCATCGGAACTGGGCTTCTGTCAAAGTGTGAGCATCCTGAACAATGTTGGAATCAACACGGAGCAAGGCCTGGACTCACGATGAGCCAGGCGGCTTGCACGAAATATCAAAAAGTGGCTTGGTCGTCAGCTGCCCAGCCGGAGTGATGCCAAAGTTGGGTTCAGCACCAGTCTGGTCGCCCTGGAACTTGTACCACCAGATGGGCTCTTTTCCGAACCTTGGGCAGCCGACCTCCTTCCAATATCGTTTGGCATTCTCGACCGAGGCGACAGACTGTCCCCAGGTTCTACCTGACACGGGATGCCCAGTTTCGGTGATCCATACCGGCTTGCCTTGCGAAGCTGCTCGGGTCTTGTCCAAAGCTTCTTGGAAGAGGCGTGGGCTCTGCTCGATAGCGTTGTTGGGAAGCGCCGTCGATTGCCAGTATGGATAAGCGTCCATGCCGACCCAGTCACAAGCAGCAACCACTGCTGCATTGGAGCCGTTTACCCAAGCCGTCCACGTATCGACGTGTCCGATGGGGGCCTTCAGCTTCGTGCTGCTCAGCCGTTGTCGAACTTTTTGGATGTAGCCGACAATTACCTGAGGGTTGGCACCCGGATTTGAACCTTCCTCCACCGAGGCCGAGTTCCGGTACAAATCCTCACTGCCTACCGAGATGCCGTCAACAAGCCTCACAAATGCATCCCCATAACGGTTGACGGCGGTCACCAGAGCCTCGAGTTCTCTATCAAACTTGGCTGACCCAGCGGAGGCCCACATACCGAGCAGCAATCTCATGTTGGTGGCGATGGCAGCGGGGATAGCTTCGATGGGGTTGTTTCCAGCGTTTTCGTCTTGCTATTGGGCACGCTGTTAGTTTTGTCCAAGGTAGTCAGTCATGCAAACATAGGACAAACACATACAAGCATGGTGAACAGACGAACGCTGATAAACCCGCCAGCAGGGGCACCCTGAAGTGCTTTGGCGGCCCGGAACTCATTTTCGTAGTCGGCCTGGTTCTTTACGCCTCCTGGCTTTTGGGCGCCAGAGTTGTAACCAAATACGGCACCCAAGACAGGTGTGAGTGAAGCAGCGAGTGCTGCCAGTCCAAGAGCTTTCCACATGATGGAGCAAGACTACCGGTACCAGAGAGACAAAACGATGAGGTAGGAGCTAGATTTCACGAGGACCAAAATGCTCCAAAAGAGTGCGAGTCCAAAAGTCCAAAAAGCGTGATAGCAGAGGTAACCTGCAGATGGTGTGGGAAGTAAATccgagggagaggacgaAGCTTTTTTACGGGCTGAAGTGGTTCGATGAGACCACCCAGGCCGAAGAGCAATAAATATATGAGGTAGGAGCGATGAAACTTGAACGATATTAAAGAGTCACAAGAGGTAGTATGGTCGATAGGGTCCAAAGGTAAAAATGCAATTAGGGCAGCGAGATGCTAGTGAAACTAGAAAATCAAAAGATCTGAAGATGTGGCAGATGCAAAGGAGATATATTGAGGAACAGGAAAGGAATACGAAGCATGTTTCTGATTGTCGGGTCTTTGGGTAGCCACTGATTCTCTGGGCTTAGGCAAGAACATTGAAGTGGTCGAGATCGGCAAGAGCAGATCGTCATGTCTTGCGGTGTTCCTCCCCGTTGGCAGCTACATGACAGGCTAATGCTCCTGCCTCAACTCATTGGCGTAGTAGACATGGCAGTCGGAATTTCACACCGACGGGAAAGCACCTGCCAGTTGCGTTCTTTCTTCAGCTGAACCGCTTCGTCACCTTTTGGCCATGTAGAAAATTGATTGGCCTGACCCACTTGCCAGAAGTTATCGTCCCAGCCGTTCAAGACGCCGCCGGCCTTCACAACGGCGACCATACACCTCGTTACACAGGAAAACAAGCTCACACAAGGAAGCCGCTGGGTTCCGAGGCGGTGACGCTATTATCCCGATGATGCTGATCATGAGCTCGTATTCGAGCAACAAAGATACGATGGTGTCGATGTCGACTTGTGATCCGTGAATGATTCAGCAACTGTTCGGCCCATCGGTCTTATAGATGACACGCATAGATTCCCTCTCTTCAGACCACTGGCTCCTCTGTATCGTACCCTTTTGCTTCGGGCAAACCACGTGGCAACGTAACACAACCTCTGATTGATCCTACCAGACGACGACAGCATTAAACCTCGTGTTTTAAATCACATCGCCTGTCACGACCTACAAAGCATTGCCAGAGAGCTATTCGGTGGTGGTATAGACAAAAGCCCCGAGAGCACCACGTCGAGAGATGGACTCAGCTCGAGCTCACGACCAAAGGCAATGGGTCGCACAATCCTCCCAACACCTAAGAACCAATCGAGTTGAATGTTTTATAGGGCTGTGAATATGACCAATATTGCTACTACGTTGATCAGTTCACCAAGTTTGCGGTCCATAGGTATATacgcttctttttcttgtgcATTAacgacccctccacctcatccatcccctccgcAGGAGGTATTCTGCTACTCCCACAACTACAAACATCCACATTATCAACACGAACGCCCTTAATATCACTGTCGTTGATATCCACCTTAACGTCGTCGCGTGActaccaccgccatcatgaTACCCCCAAccgccctcatcaccaccctaACAAACACCCCAATGCGATATCACAACCCACACTTCCATGTTGACAGCGAAAATCTCTTGTCACAACAATACGATACAATCTACCTGCATGTGAGATTAGGATAAAAAGAGGTTAAACTACGCCCACAAGCCCTCTCAGATCCCGTAAGCGAAACTCCCCGGTGACTTGGCTCACGTAGTAGGCAAGGTAGAGTCGGTCCGACCGACCCAATCGTCTCCGAGCGAAACGAAAAAAAGCTACCTACCGACCCGACAGTGCGATTCATATACATACCTTAGCTATCCTAAGTCCCCCAGTGTTAGGTAGGAACGCCCACAGAGACAGAAATCTGTCAGCCCACAGCTCGAAGTGAAAAGCTCGAGATCTGCTTTTTGAGCGTCCGCAAAGCAAATGTCGCGCGGGCGGCGAGCTGGACATAGGGTATATAATATTGGGAAAGTACCTTACCTTGGCAAATGACAAGCAACACCTGTTATGACATGCTGGAATGATAGTCCTCGCGCATAGGACAAGTCAAGAATGAAACGCATAATACCAACCGTTGGATTTCCCAAGCATTGGCACCCCATCTCTTCCAGTCCTGCTGCATCAGCTATCATCGCTATGACCTTCCCCCCAACGCAATCCCttaccccctcctctcctcattTTCACATGCCGCACAACAGTTAcccttccccatccatctATCATCTCTCCCACATGCAGGGACCCAAACACCTCGCGTACCTATGCATCAACACCCATACatccatccaacccccccgcccccaaacATCCCATCGCACCCACATAAAACAACATTCAATCATATCCCCCTTCATCATCTGTACTTCAGCAAAGTAAATTACTATCTTGTATATACATATATTCTCATCTTTTAACTTCATAACCCGCCCTTCCCCGGCCCAACTGCTCCTCACTTCATTagggaaaaaagacaagGAAAAAGTAAAGAAATGGGTATAATATTTAGTCATCATAGTtcaatccatccatccatccatccatccatcccgtTCCCCTTCCAAATtccacccatcccatccgATTCATTCCCCAgtcccccccacccctaaGCTCGTTCATTCCCTTCAGAAGAGAAAaataccaccaccctctcctctgGTTCCTAGTCGttgcttcatcatcttcttgttTATCTCGTGAATATCCTCTTTCCCGCCGTATTTGTTGTGAGAGGAAAAGATGAATGGtgtgtcgtggtggtggtggtagtggtagGTCGGCTAgttgttttgtgtgtgaCTGCGGGTATTTCGTATGGATTAGAACGAAATGTCGTTTTCATAAACAATAGACGCCTGCAAAcgcctctctctccccttATCATACAGCCTACCCAGCCCATAAGCGgagaaaacaacaacaacaacaaaaaaaaaacgccttCCCTTTGCCGAATTAATAGTAGGTGTAAAGCTCGTCGTCTCCAGATGGCCCCGCCAGTCCCTGGTGAcagtaggtaggtagtgtaCAAATCGCACGCTTGTACGAAAGACATCATAGTTCTCGAACAAAGCCGCTGCTCAAGTCCTCAGTGCAGGCCCCGTTGCCGTTGAGCAAACCCCCAGGATCCAGCAACTCCGGTCCTGCCTTCTCCGGCGAAGGCATGGAATATCCCGGTGCAGCGTTAGATCCCTCCTGGGTCGACTGCTCAATGGGCTCCAGACTCGGTGgtttcggcttcggctttggTTGGATCGAGGTCAGGGGACTCAGGAATCCACCGAGATCTTGCAGCAGGGCTGCCGAGCCCCTTCGGAGACCGTTGCCGCTTGCTTGCACCGCCGGTGAGGGGTGAGTTGTCGTTAGCCCAACTGGAATGTCCTTCGAAGACAGATAACTGCCTCGTCGACTCGTGGGCCCTACGTCATCGAGAAGACCGCCGTAGTCGAAAAACGACACGCGTCGGGTTGCTGTCGAATTACTCCTGACGGATGGGACTGGGTCGCTTGAAATCAATGGGTCGTCGCTTTGCGCTGCGCTGGCTCGGTTGGCACCCGGGAACTGCCAAGAGGTCATGTCTTCGTGCAGCTTGGTGGTCGCAATAGGCGCGGGCGTGAACACTGGGTTCTCGTTTCCGGTGGGCTGTGATTCTCGGAGCTCGGGCT
This window of the Podospora pseudoanserina strain CBS 124.78 chromosome 3, whole genome shotgun sequence genome carries:
- a CDS encoding hypothetical protein (COG:P; EggNog:ENOG503NW1M), giving the protein MGLRILRSRALLMLCAVALVLFAGSAWGHAGGNCGAGGHGRRMVVPRTVEEVADVSVLSLGEVGEELQKCEIVQKLSNLKKADADAAPSSLTTKIFGYLFPGSPAVNALLATLYISGPPNFLLALCPTDINPDSLQVMVAFAVGGLLGDTLFHLLPEIFVGEGEEDRARFVMVEPNRNLLLGVGILVGFMVFVGMDKGLRIATGGEGHSHDHSHGHKHGEDDTKGVSSAVEEEEEKKKKRKGELKRRKGGKDDGEGEKEEEEKKEVNPSVKLGGLLNMIADFTHNITDGLAMSASFYASPTIGATTTVAVFFHEIPHEVGDFALLVQSGFTKKQAMGAQFVTAIGALLGTLIGIAIQEFGGNGASGADAVAMGMKEGLWGTSLTWGDMLLPFTAGTFLYVGTVAVIPELLETGKNKAVELRKMLVQFAAIAAGAGIMLYISWHD
- a CDS encoding hypothetical protein (COG:G; EggNog:ENOG503NYGC); this encodes MWKALGLAALAASLTPVLGAVFGYNSGAQKPGGVKNQADYENEFRAAKALQGAPAGGFISVRLFTMLQDENAGNNPIEAIPAAIATNMRLLLGMWASAGSAKFDRELEALVTAVNRYGDAFVRLVDGISVGSEDLYRNSASVEEGSNPGANPQVIVGYIQKVRQRLSSTKLKAPIGHVDTWTAWVNGSNAAVVAACDWVGMDAYPYWQSTALPNNAIEQSPRLFQEALDKTRAASQGKPVWITETGHPVSGRTWGQSVASVENAKRYWKEVGCPRFGKEPIWWYKFQGDQTGAEPNFGITPAGQLTTKPLFDISCKPPGSSSPVPMPVTTGHAGAGGPPTESSSSAATSSGVGNSPASDVSSPPLSTTSALPILSSTATSSGIRNSPRSGVSGSTILSSAGTSTGVRNSPRSGVSSTTSTSTILLNSTLSSSSSSPATNTNGADVTTGSFGGVFAALLAVVFAV